In Pseudomonas putida, a genomic segment contains:
- the rpsD gene encoding 30S ribosomal protein S4 has product MARYIGPKCKLSRREGTDLFLKSGVRALESKCNIEAAPGIHGQRRGRQSDYGTQLREKQKVRRIYGVLERQFRGYYQAAASKKGATGENLLQLLECRLDNVVYRMGFGSTRSESRQLVSHKAISVNGKTVNIPSYQVRPGDVVAVREKSLSQLRIVQALELCAQRGRVEWVDVDAAKKSGVFKNVPARSDLSADINENLIVELYSK; this is encoded by the coding sequence ATGGCACGTTACATTGGTCCAAAATGCAAACTGTCTCGTCGTGAAGGCACCGACCTGTTCCTGAAGAGCGGCGTTCGCGCTCTGGAATCGAAGTGCAACATCGAAGCAGCCCCAGGTATCCACGGCCAGCGCCGTGGCCGTCAGTCCGACTACGGTACCCAGCTGCGCGAGAAACAAAAAGTCCGTCGTATCTACGGTGTTCTGGAGCGTCAGTTCCGCGGTTACTACCAAGCTGCAGCCTCGAAAAAAGGCGCAACTGGTGAAAACCTGCTGCAACTGCTCGAGTGCCGTCTGGATAACGTCGTTTACCGTATGGGCTTCGGCTCGACTCGTTCCGAGTCGCGTCAGCTGGTTTCGCACAAAGCGATCAGCGTCAACGGTAAGACTGTAAACATTCCATCCTACCAAGTTCGTCCGGGTGACGTGGTCGCGGTTCGCGAGAAGTCGCTGAGCCAGCTGCGCATTGTTCAAGCCCTTGAACTCTGCGCCCAGCGTGGCCGCGTTGAGTGGGTTGACGTGGATGCTGCTAAAAAGTCGGGCGTTTTCAAGAACGTTCCTGCTCGCAGCGACCTGTCCGCCGACATCAACGAGAACCTGATTGTCGAGCTCTACTCCAAGTAA
- the rplQ gene encoding 50S ribosomal protein L17 yields the protein MRHRKSGRHLSRTSSHRKAMFQNMAVSLIEHELIKTTLPKAKELRRVAEPLITLAKEDSVANRRLAFDRTRSKSAVGKLFNDLGKRYATRQGGYLRILKCGFRAGDNAPMAYVELVDRPVGGAVEAAE from the coding sequence ATGCGTCATCGTAAAAGTGGACGTCACCTGAGCCGTACCAGCTCTCACCGCAAGGCTATGTTCCAGAACATGGCAGTGTCGCTGATCGAGCACGAGCTGATCAAAACCACCCTGCCGAAAGCCAAGGAACTGCGCCGCGTTGCCGAGCCGCTGATCACCCTGGCCAAGGAAGACAGCGTTGCGAACCGCCGCCTGGCCTTCGATCGTACCCGTTCGAAGTCCGCCGTAGGCAAGCTGTTCAACGACCTGGGCAAGCGTTACGCCACCCGTCAGGGCGGCTACCTGCGCATCCTGAAGTGCGGTTTCCGCGCTGGCGACAACGCGCCTATGGCGTACGTCGAGCTGGTTGATCGTCCGGTCGGCGGTGCTGTAGAAGCTGCCGAGTAA
- the uvrA gene encoding excinuclease ABC subunit UvrA, whose translation MDKILIRGARTHNLKNIDLTLPRDKLIVITGLSGSGKSSLAFDTLYAEGQRRYVESLSAYARQFLSMMEKPDVDTIEGLSPAISIEQKSTSHNPRSTVGTITEIYDYLRLLYARVGTPRCPDHDIPLEAQTISQMVDLVLERPEGTKLMLLAPVIRERKGEHLAVFDELRAQGFVRARVNGKLYELDELPKLDKQKKHSIDVVVDRFKARADLQQRLAESFETALKLADGIALVAPMDDEQGEEMIFSARFACPVCGHAISELEPKLFSFNNPAGACPTCDGLGVKQFFDTKRLVNAELTLAEGAIRGWDRRNVYYFQMLGSLAAHYGFSLEAPFGELSAEHQKVILQGSGKQSVDFKYLNDRGDIVKRSHPFEGIVPNLERRYRETESATVREELAKFLGTQPCPDCRGTRLRREARHVWVGEKTLPAVTNLPIGDASQYFAALTLTGRRGEIAAKILKEICERLQFLVNVGLDYLTLDRSAETLSGGEAQRIRLASQIGAGLVGVMYILDEPSIGLHQRDNDRLLATLNHLRDLGNTVIVVEHDEDAIRLADYVVDIGPGAGVHGGQIVAEGTPQEVMDHPDSLTGKYLSGRKKIVVPAKRTPRNKKLQLKLKGARGNNLQNVDLEIPIGLLTCVTGVSGSGKSTLINNTLFPLAATALNGASSLEAAPHSSMDGLQHLDKVVDIDQSPIGRTPRSNPATYTGIFTPIRELFSGVPESRSRGYGPGRFSFNVKGGRCEACQGDGLIKVEMHFLPDIYVPCDVCKSKRYNRETLEIKYKGKNIHEVLEMTIEDAREFFDAVPALARKLQTLMDVGLSYIKLGQSATTLSGGEAQRVKLSRELSKRDTGKTLYILDEPTTGLHFADIQQLLDVLHRLRDHGNTVVVIEHNLDVIKTADWLVDLGPEGGSKGGQIIASGTPEELSKMKQSYTGHYLKPLLERDRA comes from the coding sequence GTGGACAAGATCCTGATTCGTGGGGCACGGACCCACAACCTGAAGAACATCGACCTGACCCTGCCGCGCGACAAACTGATCGTGATTACCGGCTTGTCCGGGTCGGGCAAGTCGTCCCTGGCGTTCGACACGCTCTACGCCGAAGGCCAGCGCCGCTACGTCGAATCGCTGTCGGCCTATGCCCGGCAGTTCCTGTCGATGATGGAAAAGCCCGACGTCGACACCATCGAAGGCCTGTCACCGGCCATTTCCATCGAACAGAAATCGACATCGCACAACCCACGTTCGACCGTGGGCACCATCACCGAAATCTACGACTACCTGCGCCTGCTGTATGCCCGCGTGGGTACGCCGCGTTGCCCTGATCACGACATCCCGCTGGAGGCGCAGACCATCAGCCAGATGGTTGACCTGGTGCTCGAGCGCCCGGAGGGCACCAAGCTCATGCTCCTGGCCCCGGTCATCCGCGAGCGCAAGGGCGAGCACCTGGCGGTGTTCGACGAGTTGCGCGCGCAAGGCTTCGTGCGCGCGCGGGTCAACGGCAAGCTGTACGAACTCGACGAACTGCCCAAGCTCGACAAGCAGAAGAAGCACAGCATCGATGTCGTGGTGGACCGCTTCAAGGCCCGCGCCGACCTGCAGCAGCGCCTCGCCGAATCGTTCGAGACTGCGCTGAAACTCGCTGACGGCATCGCCCTGGTGGCGCCGATGGACGATGAGCAAGGCGAGGAGATGATCTTCTCCGCGCGCTTCGCCTGCCCGGTGTGCGGCCATGCGATCAGCGAGCTGGAACCCAAGCTGTTTTCCTTCAACAACCCGGCGGGTGCCTGCCCGACCTGCGATGGCCTGGGGGTTAAGCAGTTCTTCGACACCAAGCGCCTGGTCAACGCCGAGCTGACCCTGGCCGAAGGCGCCATCCGCGGCTGGGACCGGCGCAACGTGTATTACTTCCAGATGCTCGGTTCGCTGGCCGCGCATTATGGCTTCAGCCTCGAAGCGCCGTTTGGCGAGCTGTCGGCCGAGCACCAGAAGGTGATCCTGCAGGGCAGCGGCAAGCAGAGTGTCGACTTCAAGTACCTCAACGACCGAGGCGACATCGTCAAGCGCTCGCACCCATTCGAGGGCATCGTGCCCAACCTCGAGCGCCGCTACCGCGAGACCGAATCGGCCACCGTACGGGAGGAACTGGCCAAGTTCCTCGGCACCCAGCCGTGCCCGGATTGCCGCGGGACTCGCCTGCGCCGCGAGGCGCGTCACGTCTGGGTTGGCGAAAAGACCCTGCCGGCCGTGACCAACCTGCCGATCGGCGACGCCAGCCAGTACTTCGCCGCCCTGACCTTGACCGGCCGCCGCGGCGAGATCGCGGCGAAGATCCTCAAGGAGATCTGTGAGCGCCTGCAGTTCCTGGTCAACGTCGGCCTCGACTACCTGACCCTGGACCGCAGCGCCGAGACGCTGTCCGGTGGCGAGGCGCAGCGGATCCGCTTGGCCAGCCAGATCGGTGCCGGTCTGGTCGGCGTGATGTACATCCTCGATGAACCGTCCATCGGTCTTCATCAACGCGATAACGATCGCCTGCTGGCCACCCTCAACCACCTGCGCGACCTGGGTAACACGGTGATCGTGGTGGAACACGACGAGGACGCCATCCGCCTTGCCGACTACGTCGTCGATATCGGCCCGGGGGCCGGCGTGCACGGTGGCCAGATCGTCGCCGAGGGCACGCCCCAGGAAGTCATGGACCACCCCGACTCGCTAACCGGCAAGTACCTGTCCGGGCGCAAGAAGATCGTCGTCCCGGCCAAGCGCACCCCGCGCAACAAAAAGCTGCAACTCAAGCTCAAGGGCGCCCGCGGCAACAACCTGCAGAACGTCGACCTGGAGATCCCGATCGGCCTGCTGACGTGCGTGACGGGCGTGTCCGGCTCGGGTAAGTCGACGTTGATCAACAACACCCTGTTCCCCCTGGCAGCCACCGCCCTCAACGGTGCCAGCAGCCTGGAGGCCGCGCCGCACAGCAGCATGGACGGCCTGCAGCACCTGGACAAGGTGGTCGACATCGACCAGAGCCCGATTGGCCGTACGCCGCGCTCAAACCCCGCGACCTACACCGGCATCTTCACACCGATCCGCGAGCTGTTCTCTGGTGTGCCGGAGTCCCGTTCACGCGGGTACGGGCCAGGGCGTTTCTCGTTCAACGTCAAGGGTGGGCGCTGCGAGGCGTGCCAGGGCGACGGCCTGATCAAGGTGGAAATGCACTTCCTGCCGGACATCTACGTGCCTTGCGATGTGTGCAAGAGCAAGCGATACAACCGCGAGACCCTGGAGATCAAGTACAAGGGCAAGAACATCCACGAGGTCCTGGAAATGACCATCGAGGATGCCCGCGAATTCTTCGACGCCGTGCCGGCCCTGGCGCGCAAGCTGCAGACCCTGATGGACGTCGGCCTGTCCTACATCAAGCTGGGGCAGTCGGCGACCACGCTTTCGGGCGGCGAGGCGCAGCGGGTCAAACTGTCGCGCGAGCTGTCCAAGCGCGATACCGGCAAGACCTTGTACATCCTCGACGAGCCAACCACCGGCCTGCACTTCGCCGATATCCAACAGTTGCTGGATGTGCTGCACCGCCTGCGTGACCACGGCAATACCGTGGTGGTGATCGAGCACAACCTGGACGTGATCAAGACCGCCGACTGGCTGGTGGACTTGGGGCCTGAAGGCGGCTCCAAGGGCGGGCAGATCATTGCCTCGGGGACTCCGGAAGAACTGAGCAAGATGAAGCAGTCTTACACCGGGCACTACCTGAAACCCCTGCTGGAGCGTGACCGGGCCTGA
- the bfr gene encoding bacterioferritin yields MQGHPDVINYLVTLLKGELAARDQYFIHSRMYEDWGLTKLYERINHEMEEETQHADALMRRILMLEGTPDMRADDLEVGTTVPEMIEADLKLEYKVRGALCKGIELCELHKDYVSRDILRAQLADTEEDHTYWLEKQQGLIKAIGLENYLQSQM; encoded by the coding sequence ATGCAAGGCCACCCGGACGTAATCAACTACCTCGTCACGTTGCTGAAGGGCGAACTGGCCGCACGCGACCAGTACTTCATTCACTCGCGTATGTACGAAGACTGGGGCCTGACCAAGCTCTACGAACGTATCAACCACGAGATGGAAGAAGAGACGCAGCACGCCGATGCCCTGATGCGCCGTATCCTCATGCTCGAAGGCACCCCGGACATGCGCGCCGACGATCTGGAAGTGGGCACCACCGTCCCGGAAATGATCGAGGCCGACCTCAAGCTCGAGTACAAGGTGCGCGGCGCCCTGTGCAAGGGCATCGAGCTGTGCGAGCTGCACAAGGACTACGTCAGCCGTGACATCCTGCGCGCGCAACTGGCCGATACCGAAGAAGATCACACCTATTGGCTTGAGAAGCAGCAGGGGCTGATCAAGGCCATTGGCCTGGAAAACTACCTGCAATCGCAGATGTAA
- a CDS encoding DUF3077 domain-containing protein, with protein MADKSKPVTTAGVETFLEVGNPPLDLLRVQPGIPIDDAYEQVSILLGYIKHLVREGDMEDDHKLLGAADYLNALAKALMNDIEIAKNRVH; from the coding sequence ATGGCAGACAAATCCAAACCCGTCACGACCGCCGGCGTGGAAACCTTTTTGGAGGTCGGCAACCCACCATTGGACTTACTACGCGTACAACCCGGCATCCCGATCGATGATGCCTACGAGCAAGTCTCCATCCTGTTGGGTTACATCAAGCACCTGGTGCGCGAAGGCGACATGGAAGATGACCACAAGTTGCTAGGTGCAGCGGATTATCTGAATGCCTTGGCCAAGGCGTTGATGAACGATATCGAGATAGCCAAGAACAGAGTGCATTGA
- a CDS encoding single-stranded DNA-binding protein gives MARGVNKVILVGTCGQDPEVRYLPNGNAVTNLSLATSEQWTDKQSGQKVERTEWHRVSLFGKVAEIAGEYLRKGSQVYIEGKLQTREWEKDGIKRYTTEIIVDMGGTMQLLGGRPQGQQQGGDPYNQGGGNNYNQGGGQQQYNQAPPRQQAQRPQQQQRPAPQQPAPQPAADFDSFDDDIPF, from the coding sequence ATGGCCCGTGGGGTTAACAAAGTCATTCTGGTCGGTACCTGTGGCCAGGATCCCGAAGTCCGCTACCTGCCCAACGGTAACGCCGTGACCAACCTGAGCCTGGCCACCAGCGAGCAGTGGACCGACAAGCAGTCCGGCCAGAAGGTCGAGCGTACCGAGTGGCACCGTGTGTCGCTGTTCGGCAAGGTTGCCGAGATCGCCGGCGAGTACCTGCGCAAGGGTTCGCAGGTGTACATCGAGGGCAAGCTGCAGACCCGCGAGTGGGAAAAAGACGGCATCAAGCGCTACACCACCGAAATCATCGTCGACATGGGCGGCACCATGCAGTTGCTCGGCGGTCGTCCGCAAGGCCAGCAGCAGGGCGGCGACCCATACAACCAGGGTGGTGGCAACAACTACAACCAAGGTGGTGGCCAGCAGCAGTACAACCAGGCTCCGCCACGCCAGCAGGCCCAGCGCCCGCAGCAACAGCAGCGCCCGGCGCCACAGCAGCCTGCTCCGCAGCCGGCGGCTGACTTCGATAGCTTCGATGACGATATTCCGTTCTGA
- a CDS encoding DNA-directed RNA polymerase subunit alpha: MQISVNEFLTPRHIDVQVVSPTRAKITLEPLERGFGHTLGNALRRILLSSMPGCAVVEAEIDGVLHEYSAIEGVQEDVIEILLNLKGLAIKLHGRDEVTLTLSKKGSGVVTAADIQLDHDVEIVNPDHVIANLASNGALNMKLTVARGRGYEPADSRQTDEDESRSIGRLQLDASFSPVRRIAYVVENARVEQRTNLDKLVIDLETNGTLDPEEAIRRAATILQQQLAAFVDLKGDSEPVVVEQEDEIDPILLRPVDDLELTVRSANCLKAENIYYIGDLIQRTEVELLKTPNLGKKSLTEIKDVLASRGLSLGMRLDNWPPASLKKDDKATA; this comes from the coding sequence ATGCAGATTTCGGTAAATGAGTTCCTGACTCCCCGCCACATTGATGTGCAGGTAGTCAGTCCGACCCGCGCCAAGATCACGCTCGAGCCTCTCGAGCGTGGTTTCGGCCATACCCTGGGCAACGCGCTGCGCCGCATCCTGTTGTCCTCCATGCCTGGCTGTGCAGTAGTCGAGGCCGAGATCGATGGCGTACTCCATGAGTACTCCGCGATCGAAGGTGTTCAGGAAGACGTCATTGAAATCCTGTTGAACCTGAAAGGCCTGGCTATCAAACTGCACGGTCGTGACGAAGTTACGCTGACCTTGTCGAAAAAGGGTTCGGGGGTGGTTACCGCTGCCGATATTCAGCTGGATCACGATGTCGAGATCGTCAACCCCGATCACGTAATCGCGAACCTGGCGTCCAACGGCGCCCTGAACATGAAGCTCACCGTAGCTCGTGGTCGCGGTTACGAGCCGGCCGACTCCCGTCAGACCGACGAAGATGAAAGCCGTAGCATTGGCCGTCTTCAGCTGGACGCTTCGTTCAGCCCGGTGCGTCGTATCGCCTATGTGGTCGAGAACGCCCGTGTTGAGCAGCGTACCAACCTGGACAAGCTGGTCATTGATCTGGAAACCAACGGCACCCTGGATCCTGAAGAGGCTATCCGCCGCGCTGCGACCATCCTGCAACAGCAGCTGGCCGCGTTCGTCGACCTCAAAGGTGACAGCGAGCCTGTCGTAGTCGAGCAGGAAGACGAGATCGATCCGATCCTGCTGCGCCCGGTTGACGACCTGGAACTGACTGTACGTTCGGCCAACTGCCTCAAGGCGGAGAACATCTACTACATCGGCGACCTGATTCAGCGTACCGAAGTAGAGCTGTTGAAGACTCCTAACCTGGGCAAGAAGTCCCTGACTGAAATCAAGGACGTACTGGCCTCGCGTGGTCTGTCTCTCGGCATGCGCCTCGACAACTGGCCGCCTGCAAGTCTTAAGAAAGACGACAAGGCGACCGCCTGA
- a CDS encoding catalase — protein sequence MSKILTTASGAPVADNQNSRSAGPRGPLLLDDFHLIEKLAHFNRENIPERRVHAKGSGAYGTFTVTRDITSYTSAKLFDQVGKQTETFLRFSTVGGERGSADTERDPRGFAVKFYTEEGNWDIVGNNTPVFFIRDPLKFPDFIHTQKRHPQTNLKNAQMMWDFWSHSPEALHQVTILFSDRGIPDGYRHMHGFGSHTYSLINAQGERTWVKWHFKTQQGIKNLAPAEAARLAGTDPDYAQRDLFSAIERGDFPRWTVCIQVMSEAEAANRAENPFDVTKTWSQKDYPLIEVGVLELNRNPLNYFAEVEQAAFGPSNMVPGVGLSPDRMLQGRVFAYADAHRYRVGTNHQQLPVNAPRCLVNSYQRDGSMATGSYGSAPNYEPNSYVDAPKQSPRHAEPALALNGAADRHDHREDTDYYSHAGALFRLMSDEQKALLINNIAGTMAGVSEDVVQRQLQYFFKADPAYGEGIAKALGVNLA from the coding sequence ATGAGCAAGATTCTCACCACCGCCAGCGGTGCACCCGTAGCTGACAACCAGAATTCCCGATCTGCCGGCCCCCGAGGCCCGCTGTTGCTCGATGACTTCCATCTGATCGAGAAGCTCGCCCACTTCAACCGTGAGAACATCCCTGAGCGCCGTGTACACGCCAAGGGCTCGGGTGCCTACGGTACGTTCACCGTCACCCGCGACATCACCAGCTACACCAGTGCCAAGTTGTTCGACCAGGTTGGCAAGCAGACCGAAACCTTCCTGCGCTTTTCCACCGTTGGCGGCGAGCGTGGCTCTGCCGATACCGAGCGCGACCCGCGCGGCTTCGCGGTGAAGTTCTACACCGAGGAAGGCAACTGGGACATCGTCGGTAACAACACCCCCGTGTTCTTCATCCGCGACCCGCTGAAGTTCCCAGACTTCATTCACACCCAGAAGCGTCATCCGCAGACCAACCTGAAAAATGCCCAGATGATGTGGGATTTCTGGTCGCACTCGCCCGAGGCGCTGCACCAGGTCACCATCCTCTTCTCCGACCGCGGCATCCCGGATGGCTATCGTCACATGCACGGCTTCGGCAGCCACACCTACAGCCTGATCAACGCGCAAGGTGAGCGCACCTGGGTGAAGTGGCACTTCAAGACCCAGCAGGGCATCAAGAATCTGGCTCCGGCTGAGGCTGCACGCCTGGCCGGCACCGACCCGGACTACGCCCAGCGCGACCTGTTCTCGGCCATCGAGCGCGGTGACTTCCCCCGCTGGACCGTATGCATTCAAGTCATGAGCGAAGCCGAGGCGGCCAATCGCGCCGAGAACCCGTTCGATGTGACCAAGACCTGGTCGCAGAAGGACTACCCGCTGATCGAGGTAGGTGTACTGGAGCTCAACCGCAACCCGCTGAACTACTTCGCGGAGGTCGAGCAGGCGGCATTTGGCCCGAGCAACATGGTCCCAGGTGTCGGTCTGTCGCCGGACCGCATGCTCCAAGGCCGCGTGTTCGCCTACGCCGATGCCCACCGCTACCGGGTCGGCACCAATCACCAGCAACTGCCGGTGAACGCGCCGCGTTGCCTGGTCAACAGCTACCAGCGTGATGGCTCGATGGCGACGGGCAGCTACGGCAGTGCGCCGAACTACGAGCCCAACAGCTACGTCGATGCGCCGAAGCAGTCGCCACGCCACGCCGAGCCGGCACTGGCCTTGAACGGTGCGGCGGATCGTCACGATCACCGCGAGGATACCGATTACTACAGCCACGCCGGGGCGCTGTTCCGTTTGATGAGCGATGAGCAGAAAGCGCTGCTGATCAACAATATCGCCGGCACCATGGCAGGCGTCAGCGAGGATGTGGTCCAACGCCAGTTGCAGTACTTCTTCAAGGCCGACCCGGCTTATGGAGAGGGGATCGCCAAGGCCTTGGGCGTGAATCTCGCCTAA
- a CDS encoding MFS transporter has protein sequence MHDTHTERMSSSETRAAGGLALVFAFRMLGMFMVLPVLATYGMDLAGATPALIGLAIGAYGLTQAVLQIPFGVISDRIGRRPVIYLGLVIFALGSVLAAQADSIWGVIAGRILQGAGAISAAVMALLSDLTREQHRTKAMAMIGMSIGLSFAVAMVVGPLLTRAFGLSGLFLTTAGLALVGIALIAFVVPNTHSTLQHRESGVARQALGPTLRHPDLLRLDASIFILHAILMASFVALPLAFVERGGLPKEQHWWVYLTALFVSFFAMVPFIIYGEKKRKMKRVLAGSVAVLLLVEVFFWEWADNLRGLVIGTVVFFTAFNLLEASLPSLVSKVSPAGGKGTAMGVYSTSQFLGAALGGILGGWLFQHGGLDMVFLGCAVLCAVWLVIALRMNEPPYVTSVRMPLTPEAVREAGLTERLLAVPGVTDAVVVAEESAIYIKLDTKILDRTTLERLVNPASSACEA, from the coding sequence ATGCACGACACCCACACCGAGCGCATGAGCAGCAGCGAAACGCGCGCCGCAGGCGGCCTGGCCCTGGTCTTTGCCTTTCGCATGCTGGGCATGTTCATGGTCCTGCCGGTGCTGGCCACCTATGGCATGGACTTGGCGGGTGCCACGCCTGCGCTGATCGGCCTGGCCATTGGTGCGTACGGCCTGACCCAGGCAGTGCTGCAGATCCCGTTCGGGGTGATTTCCGACCGTATCGGTCGCCGGCCGGTGATCTACCTGGGGTTGGTGATCTTCGCCCTGGGCAGCGTGCTGGCGGCCCAGGCCGACTCGATCTGGGGCGTGATCGCCGGGCGGATCCTGCAGGGCGCGGGGGCGATTTCCGCTGCGGTCATGGCGCTGTTGTCTGACCTGACCCGTGAGCAGCATCGCACCAAGGCCATGGCCATGATCGGCATGAGCATCGGCCTTTCGTTCGCTGTGGCGATGGTCGTCGGTCCGCTGCTGACGCGTGCTTTCGGTCTGTCAGGATTGTTCCTCACCACCGCAGGACTTGCCCTGGTCGGTATCGCCCTGATCGCCTTCGTCGTGCCCAATACCCACAGCACCCTGCAGCATCGCGAGTCGGGTGTGGCGCGCCAGGCCCTGGGGCCGACCCTACGGCATCCGGACCTTCTGCGTCTGGATGCGAGCATCTTCATCCTGCACGCGATCCTCATGGCAAGCTTCGTCGCCTTGCCCCTGGCCTTCGTCGAACGGGGTGGGCTACCGAAGGAGCAGCATTGGTGGGTGTACCTGACCGCACTGTTCGTCTCATTTTTCGCAATGGTTCCCTTCATCATCTACGGGGAAAAGAAGCGCAAGATGAAGCGTGTGTTGGCCGGCTCGGTGGCGGTGCTGCTGCTGGTGGAGGTGTTCTTCTGGGAGTGGGCTGACAACTTGCGCGGACTGGTGATTGGCACCGTGGTATTCTTTACTGCCTTCAACCTGCTGGAGGCTTCGCTGCCTTCGCTGGTGAGCAAGGTGTCGCCCGCAGGCGGCAAGGGAACGGCGATGGGGGTGTATTCCACCAGCCAGTTCCTCGGGGCCGCCCTGGGAGGAATTCTCGGTGGCTGGTTGTTCCAGCACGGTGGGTTGGACATGGTGTTCCTCGGCTGCGCGGTGTTGTGTGCCGTGTGGCTGGTCATTGCATTGCGCATGAACGAGCCGCCGTACGTGACCAGCGTGCGCATGCCGCTGACGCCCGAGGCGGTCCGGGAAGCCGGGCTGACCGAGCGCCTGCTGGCCGTGCCGGGTGTGACCGACGCCGTAGTGGTGGCAGAAGAGTCTGCCATCTACATCAAACTGGATACGAAAATTTTGGACCGTACGACCCTCGAGCGTTTGGTAAACCCAGCCTCATCGGCGTGCGAAGCCTAG